CAGCTAAGTCCACTACAAAAGAATATTCGACCATCTCTAGTCATCCTCCTAATGGGCATTTTTCTTCTTGCCAATGTCAAATGGTGGTGTATTAAGTTTTGATGTGTCTAACCATAGCAATGCCTTAGGTTAGTTTCTTTCTAACTATCGTAGGGCTTCAGACTGAAGTACATCTAAAGGTACGTCTTTAACCAGTCATCTAACGTAGTTCATCGTGCTATTTCTTTTTCAAGAAACTACACTCACTGGGGCTTGAAAGCAACCTTCACTCCTTACAGTTTGTATAGTTTTGTTCAATATTGTTAAATGTTTTGTAAGCAGTTTGGTAGCTCCTTATTTTTACATATTTATAAAGATTGGAATATATTTTAAAGAATTAATAGTTTATTAAGAAAATTTCATTGCTACTATTATGGTAATATCTTTCTTTATATATACTATAATTTATATATACATTTTTAGATGAAAATATGAGGTGGTTTACAGTCAGAAGATAAAAGAAAACGCAAAAAACAATAGCATACAGGAAATAACTTGTAATAGGGTTATACTTACCTTATAATACAAATATAATCGAATTTATATTCGACAGAATATAAAACTTATTTTAATTGGGATATTAATTTTTGGAAGGTGATAAAAATTGGATAAGGCCAAATTTACCCTAGAAACTATAAACTTATTATCAAAATCAATATCAGAAAGTAGTATAATTCCCTATGAGGAATTACCTCAATATGACTTGTTTTTATCTCAAGTTATTGATTATTTAAATGATAAATTTGAGGCTGACAAGTACACTAATAATATAGTACAGAATTATATAAAAAGTGAAGTTATATCAAAACCAGAAGATAGTAAAAAAAGAGGATATACAAAATTACATCTTGCGCAGTTGGTATTACTTAGCCATATGAGACCTGTACTTACAGCAGAAGAAATTAAAAAAGTTTTTAGATTAGCCTTTAATGAAATTAATGATAGAGATGATGATATTATTTCATGGGAAAGTGCTTATAAGATTTTTTCGGATATGCAAAAGGAGAGTTTTAATGATTTTTCAGGGAAACAGTTTTGTGACGAAGAAAAATTAGAAAAAACAATTGATGCACTAGATTTAAAAGAAAGTGATAAGGAAAGAATATCAGTTTTTTTGGTTGTAATGACTTTAGTATCTCAAGCTAGTGCAATAAAAAAATTAGTTCAAAGAATTGTAGAGGATTATGAAACTTAAAAAGTAGAATATTCTAGAAAAAATAAAAGATCCTATAAATTATAGGCCTTTTATTTTTTTATTGCTATTTATTATTAACATGAACTATTTGCAGTTTCCGTTGTTATTATTTTAAAGGATTCTCCAAATATGCTTTTAGTGTATATGATCTTTGTATCTTCAAAAACATAGGAAGACTCATTATCTACTATAAAGTTTATTCCGTTTACTGACTGTAAAATATCATCTTCTTGTTGTTCGTCCAGAACAACACCCAATATTGGGCCTCCTCAACCAAAGCCTTTTATAAGCAATCTAACTGAAGATTTACCTTTTTGTAAAAGTTGTTTGTTTAATGCGTTTTTAGTAACTTCATCAAAAGAAATATTCATATCTTATCCTCCTTGTACCCACCAGGGGTATGTATTAATATTATTATATGGGTTATTTATTATTATGTCAAATAAAATATGAAAATATAAAATAATTAAATATGAAAATATAAAATAATTTTTATAAAATTTATTCATTAAATGTATATATTTATACAGTTAAGAACACCGTTTCTTTTATATTTTATAAGGTTATAAAGAATTTTAATAAATCAAAGGGAATTGGGCAGAATACTTATGCAAATATAATGAAATCTCAATGGTTGACAAGGGTTGTATAACAGGATAGTATAAAAATATGGATAATATAAAAATATTGTAAAAATAAAAAAATATTTTGGGGGTTTAGTAATGAAAATAGTATTAGCATTAGGCGGAAATGCACTTCAATCAGATCCTAAAGACAAAAGCCCAGAGGCACAGCTTAAAACTTGTAAGGAAACAGCTAAGTCAATAGTGGATCTCATAGAAGAAGGACACAGGGTATCTATAGTTCATGGAAATGGTCCTCAAGTAGGTCAAATTGTTGCAGCAGTAGAAGCCGCCCAAAAATTCGATGAGGGAAATGTATTGTTCCCATTTGATGTATGTGGAGCATTTTCACAAGGATATATAGGATATCACCTTCAAAATGCTATAGGTGAAGAATTAAGAAATAGAAGTATAGATAAGACTGTAGGAACTATAGTAACTCAAGTAGTAGTTGATAAAGATGATCAAGGCTTTCAAAATCCAACTAAACCCATAGGTTCTTTTTATACTGCGCAGGAAGCTAAAAAATTAGAAAAAGAACATGGTTATATAATGAAAGAGGACGCAGGCAGGGGATATAGAAGAGTGGTTGCATCTCCGAAGCCTATTGATGTTATAGAAAAGGATTTAATAAAAGAGTTAGTGGATATGGGAAATGTGGTTATATCTTGTGGTGGCGGGGGAATACCTGTTATTCGCGATGGCGGCATGGTTAAGGGTGTTGCAGCGGTTATAGATAAGGATTTTGCTGCGGAAAAACTTGCAGAAATACTAGATGCAGATGTGCTTTTAATATTAACAGGAGTAGATAGAGTTTGTGTAAATTATAATAAACCAGATCAGAAGGAACTTAAACAAATTACGCTTGATGAGCTTAATGACTATATTACTCAAGGTCAATTTGCTCCAGGGAGTATGCTACCAAAGGTTGAGGCTTGCAAAAAATTCATAATGAATAATAAAGATAAAACAGCGATTATAGCATCATTGTCAAAAGCTAAAGAGGCATTAAAAGGTTTGTCAGGAACAAAAATTATATACTAATTATTTCAAATAGGAGGGTAAAAAGAGGATGGATAAGAGAAAAATCAATGTTTATTCAGAAATAGGCAATTTAAAAACTGTTCTTATACATAGACCTGGAGAAGAAATTGAAAATCTTATACCAGAATATCTAGAAAGACTTTTATTTGATGATATTCCATTTCTAAAGGTAGCCAGACAAGAACATGATAATTTTGCTAAAATATTGCAAGAGAATGGTGTGGAAACCTTATACCTTGAGGAGCTAGCTGTAGAAGCAATAAAAGATCCACAAGTTAAGGAATTATTTTTGGATGAAGTTATAGAGGAATGTGGTATAAATGAAACTAAAATTATAACATCACTAAAGGATTATTTATATTCATTACCTGAAAAAAAAATGATAGATAAGGTGATGGCAGGAATAAGAAAAAAAGAAATTGAGATTAAAGAACAGTATGATGAGTATCCATTTATAATGGACCCTATGCCAAATCTATATTTTACAAGGGATCCTTTTGCATGTATTGGAAACGGAATAAGCTTAAACTCTATGAAAACTAAAACTAGAAGGCGTGAAACAGTGTTTGGGAAATATATTTTCAAGTATCACCCAGAACTAAAGGATTCAGCAATACCATTGTGGTATGACAGAAATGAGGTATATAATATAGAGGGTGGAGATGAATTAATCTTATCAAAAGACGTTATAGCTATCGGCCATAGTGAAAGAACTGATAAAGAAGCAGTTATAAGTATGGCTAAGAATATATTTGAAAAGGGCGAGTCTTTTAAAACAATTTTAATTTTCGATATTCCTAAAACTAGAGCATTCATGCATCTAGATACTGTATTTACAATGATTGACTATGATAAATTTACTGTTCATCCAGGAATTGAAGGTACCTTAAAGGTTACAGCTATAACTTATGATCACAAGAATAAAGAATTAATAACTAGAGAAGAAGAAGGCAGTTTGGAAAAAATACTTTCTAGTCATTTAAAAAAGGACATTACTTTGATACGCTGTGGTGGCGGAGATAAGGTTATATCAGGGAGAGAACAATGGAATGATGGATCAAATACACTAGCTATATCTCCTGGTACCGTAATAACTTATGAGAGAAATTATGTTACTAATGAGATTTTAGATAAAAACAATATAAGAGTACTTCAAATGCCTTCAGGTGAGCTATCAAGAGGCAGAGGTGGCCCTAGATGTATGTCTATGCCATTCTATAGGGAAGATTTAATATAATTATAAAAAAATTCGATTAAAGATACGAGAGGGGAATTTATTATGTTTAACTTAAGAAACAGAAACTTTTTAACGCTTATGGATTTTTCACCAAAAGAGATTAATTATTTTCTCGATTTAGCGAGAGATCTAAAAAGAGCTAAATATGCAGGAACAGAACAGCAAACATTAAAAGGTAAAAACATTGCATTAATATTTGAAAAGAGTTCCACAAGAACAAGGTGTGCTTTTGAAGTAGGAGCACTAGATCAAGGAGCACATGTAACTTACCTTGGACCTACAGGGACTCAAATTGGTAAAAAGGAATCTGTAGCAGATACAGCTAGAGTTCTTGGAAGAATGTATGATGGAATAGAATATAGAGGATATGGTCAAGAAGTAGTTGAAGAACTAGCAAAATATGCAGGAGTGCCAGTTTGGAATGGATTAACTACTGAAGATCACCCTACTCAAATTCTTGCTGACTTTTTAACAATACAAGAACACTTTACAAAACCTCTAAACGAAATCAAATTTGTTTATGCTGGTGATGGAAGAAATAACATGGCAAATGCTCTTATGATAGGAGCTGCGAAGATGGGTATGGACTTTAGAATAGTTGCTCCAAATTCATTATTCCCTGAAGATGCACTAGTTAATAAATGTAGAGAAGTAGCTGTGGATACAGGAGCCAAAATCACTATTACTGATGATGTAGCACAGGGAGTAAAGGATGCAGATGTAATATACACTGATGTTTGGGTATCAATGGGAGAAGCAGATGAAGTTTGGGAACAAAGGATTAGTGTATTAAAACCATATCAAGTTAATAAACAAATGATGGATTTGACACATAATAAAGATACTAAATTTATGCACTGTCTACCAGCATACCATGATTTAAAAACTGGGGTTGGTAGAGAAGTGTTTGAAAAATTTGGAATGAATGGTGTTGAAGTTACAGATGAGGTATTTGAAAGTTCAGCTTCAATAGTATTTGATGAAGCTGAAAATAGAATGCATACTATAAAAGCAGTTATGGTGGCAACACTAGGAAATTAACATTATATCAGTTTAGGTGATATTTAATTTAAGGATATATTTTATTAATAAAAACTTTCGGATTTATTCTGAAAGTTTTTTGTTTTGAAATTATATGTTTTTTTATATTGTCTTTTAGTAAAATATAAAAGAATAATTCAAAGTTATCAAAAATTACGCATAAATATTGGTATACCATAATATTTATTAATTTATACTTAATAAATATAAAAGGGGTAGATATATATGCTGGGTAAGATACCATTATTAATTTATGATATTTTTGGGGATAAAGTAGAAGTTATGAATTATACGAAAGTTTATTTTCAAAATAGAAATGAAGAAGGGTATGTACTTCATGTAGAGCAACATGATAGAATTACATCTATAAGTGAGTTCGACTTAGAGAAAAGAGAAGATAAGTATTATTGTAACAGGAAGTTATTTAGTTAAGTAAACTTTAAATATAGTGTTTAACAGGAGAAATCTTAAAATCATACATGATTTATAAATCATAAAACTTGTGTGATTTTTTGTATTTATAGCAATATAATATAGTTGTAGTATAATCAAATAAAGAGGACTATATTTTGCTTACTAAATAAAAGATATTGCCTAAAATATAAGTGTGAAATAACCTGAAATTAGTGAAAAACATAAATTTATGCGAAGTTAATAGTTTATACACTGTTAAATTCAATAGAAATGGTTTATAATTTTATAACATTAGCATTTGAACATTAATAAGTCTGGATAAAGGTATGTTTATCTATATTATAAATGACAGCATAATCACAATAACTGATACAGGGGGTAAAATATGCTAAGCCAGCAAGAAAAGATAATGGTTCTAGAAAATTTTAAAGAAGAAAATCAACCTATAGAGATAATAAATGAATTAAATGATGGAGAATCTGGTGCAGCAGTATATACTGTGGAATTTGGTGAATCTCGAAAACTCGGAGTTTTAAAGATTCAAGAAATGAATGAAAGTGGATTACATAATAAAGCCTTTTTACAATCAACCGAGAATGCTATTGAAGGATATATACCTAAAATTATTGACGAAGTGGAAATACAATGCAAAAACAATTTAATAAGATTCGGTGTGTTATATGAACTAGGGGGAGATAACGTACTAGGAATTAAAACCCTAAAATATTCATTAGAAAATGAATTAGCAATAGTTAAGCAAACTTCAGAACAAGTAGCTAAATTTTTGTACACATGGAATAAACCGCACACGTCCGAAATTAGTTCTCCTATTGATATAATGAAAACCTCCTTAGGTTATAGATTTATGGATGAAAAACTTATAAGAGCTTTTGAGACCTTAACGATTGATGAAGATAAAAAATGGTTAGTTATTGATGGAGTGGACAAATTCTTCCCAAATCCCTATAGATTCTTTACAGATGAAGAGGTTTGGGGTGGTAGTGAGGTGAAATATTTACATTCCTGTATACATGGAGATTTTCATGGAGGGAATATTATTGTTTCAGTGAAGAAACCCTCTATTATTGATTTTGGAAGTTACCAAACTCATAGTAATATTTTTTATGATACAAGGTACTTAGAATTACATTCACTAATGGACTATCTAAAATTTGATAGTAATAAGCAAAGAAAATTTTGGATTAGTTTATGTGAAGAATTAACCAAAAATGTAAAGTACGTTGATATACCAGATGGCGATGGAGCTAGTATACTTAGGGATATAATACCAGAATTAAGACATGGTATAGACTATTTACTTTCGGATTCTAGAAATAAATTATATGAGCCATCTTTTTATTTAGCTGGAGTATCTGCAGGACTTAACTTCATTCGTAAAACAAAGGATGAAAATAAAAGAATGGCAGCGATGATATATACAATGTATAACTTAAGGGCTGTTTTAAAACATGAACTTATAGATTTATATAATCCTAGCCTATCCTCATGCACTAGTGTTCAGTGGTTTTTAGATGAAACTTCGATAAGCGAATATTTAGATAAGGATTCAATATATAAGATTGATCAAAAGGCATATCATATTTCAGGTATAATAAAAAATAAATCAATAGAGCTTACTGTGGAGCCTATTATAAACTTAAAAAGTGGAAAGGTTAAGTCATTAGAAATACTAGTTAGGGATTCAAGATTAGAATTCTTCCCGGATGAAATGTTTGAAAAGGCTAGGCTTACTGGAGACTTGGAAAATCTTACATTGCTAGCTTGTGATAAATTGTGCAATTATCTAGATAAACTCAAACCGTTTATTGAAGAAGGATTATTTTTCAAACTTCAATCGGATACAACAAGGCATACTATAAAAAAAGTTATAAATAAATTACAAGGTACAAACTTAGTTTTAGAAATTACTCAACGTATACCAAGAAGTGCGTTTTGGCGTAATTTTGCTCATGAGTTAAAATTCAAATTAGCAATGGAAAACTTCGGGGAAGGTAATTCTAATATGGTGGAATTAATAAAACTGAAGCCACATTTTATAAAAATTTCTCCACAAATTGTTAGAGATGTTCATAAAGATGAAATAAAAGCATTAATGGTAGAGCACATGGTTAAAATGGCTATAAAAACTAATATGAAAATTATAGCTGAGGGAATACGAACTTTAGATGAAAAGAAAAAGCTAATAGAACTAGGAGTTGAATACGGACAAGGTACACATTTTTCTTCTACCATGCTTATTGATCATGCAGATTATGAAATTTGGGAAAGTGGATTTTAGGGTCTTAGGTATTTATTTGTGGACATTTCTTTTATAAGAAGTGTCCACAGTTTTTTTATTTTAGAAAAATTGTAAGAATCTATTTTAAAAGGCATATGGCATTAGAAGAAATTCCCTCGCAGCGACCAGTAAACCCAAGACCTTCCTCTGTAGTAGCTTTAATATTGATTTTATCTATAGGTAATTGTAGTGCCAATGCAATATTTTCTACCATATAAGGGATGTG
This DNA window, taken from Clostridium estertheticum, encodes the following:
- a CDS encoding DUF1836 domain-containing protein encodes the protein MDKAKFTLETINLLSKSISESSIIPYEELPQYDLFLSQVIDYLNDKFEADKYTNNIVQNYIKSEVISKPEDSKKRGYTKLHLAQLVLLSHMRPVLTAEEIKKVFRLAFNEINDRDDDIISWESAYKIFSDMQKESFNDFSGKQFCDEEKLEKTIDALDLKESDKERISVFLVVMTLVSQASAIKKLVQRIVEDYET
- the arcC gene encoding carbamate kinase, producing MKIVLALGGNALQSDPKDKSPEAQLKTCKETAKSIVDLIEEGHRVSIVHGNGPQVGQIVAAVEAAQKFDEGNVLFPFDVCGAFSQGYIGYHLQNAIGEELRNRSIDKTVGTIVTQVVVDKDDQGFQNPTKPIGSFYTAQEAKKLEKEHGYIMKEDAGRGYRRVVASPKPIDVIEKDLIKELVDMGNVVISCGGGGIPVIRDGGMVKGVAAVIDKDFAAEKLAEILDADVLLILTGVDRVCVNYNKPDQKELKQITLDELNDYITQGQFAPGSMLPKVEACKKFIMNNKDKTAIIASLSKAKEALKGLSGTKIIY
- the arcA gene encoding arginine deiminase, with translation MDKRKINVYSEIGNLKTVLIHRPGEEIENLIPEYLERLLFDDIPFLKVARQEHDNFAKILQENGVETLYLEELAVEAIKDPQVKELFLDEVIEECGINETKIITSLKDYLYSLPEKKMIDKVMAGIRKKEIEIKEQYDEYPFIMDPMPNLYFTRDPFACIGNGISLNSMKTKTRRRETVFGKYIFKYHPELKDSAIPLWYDRNEVYNIEGGDELILSKDVIAIGHSERTDKEAVISMAKNIFEKGESFKTILIFDIPKTRAFMHLDTVFTMIDYDKFTVHPGIEGTLKVTAITYDHKNKELITREEEGSLEKILSSHLKKDITLIRCGGGDKVISGREQWNDGSNTLAISPGTVITYERNYVTNEILDKNNIRVLQMPSGELSRGRGGPRCMSMPFYREDLI
- the argF gene encoding ornithine carbamoyltransferase, which gives rise to MMFNLRNRNFLTLMDFSPKEINYFLDLARDLKRAKYAGTEQQTLKGKNIALIFEKSSTRTRCAFEVGALDQGAHVTYLGPTGTQIGKKESVADTARVLGRMYDGIEYRGYGQEVVEELAKYAGVPVWNGLTTEDHPTQILADFLTIQEHFTKPLNEIKFVYAGDGRNNMANALMIGAAKMGMDFRIVAPNSLFPEDALVNKCREVAVDTGAKITITDDVAQGVKDADVIYTDVWVSMGEADEVWEQRISVLKPYQVNKQMMDLTHNKDTKFMHCLPAYHDLKTGVGREVFEKFGMNGVEVTDEVFESSASIVFDEAENRMHTIKAVMVATLGN
- a CDS encoding EAL domain-containing protein, whose protein sequence is MLSQQEKIMVLENFKEENQPIEIINELNDGESGAAVYTVEFGESRKLGVLKIQEMNESGLHNKAFLQSTENAIEGYIPKIIDEVEIQCKNNLIRFGVLYELGGDNVLGIKTLKYSLENELAIVKQTSEQVAKFLYTWNKPHTSEISSPIDIMKTSLGYRFMDEKLIRAFETLTIDEDKKWLVIDGVDKFFPNPYRFFTDEEVWGGSEVKYLHSCIHGDFHGGNIIVSVKKPSIIDFGSYQTHSNIFYDTRYLELHSLMDYLKFDSNKQRKFWISLCEELTKNVKYVDIPDGDGASILRDIIPELRHGIDYLLSDSRNKLYEPSFYLAGVSAGLNFIRKTKDENKRMAAMIYTMYNLRAVLKHELIDLYNPSLSSCTSVQWFLDETSISEYLDKDSIYKIDQKAYHISGIIKNKSIELTVEPIINLKSGKVKSLEILVRDSRLEFFPDEMFEKARLTGDLENLTLLACDKLCNYLDKLKPFIEEGLFFKLQSDTTRHTIKKVINKLQGTNLVLEITQRIPRSAFWRNFAHELKFKLAMENFGEGNSNMVELIKLKPHFIKISPQIVRDVHKDEIKALMVEHMVKMAIKTNMKIIAEGIRTLDEKKKLIELGVEYGQGTHFSSTMLIDHADYEIWESGF